The sequence CCTGTGGCGCCGGGCACCTCCGGGAGCGGCCCACGTTCGTGTCGCCCTCCGCAGGCCCGTCTCCTGGCGCTCGCCGAGGTCCCGGGGCCATGAAGTCCCTCGACATCCTCCTCGTCGAGGACAACGCCGCCGACATCCTGCTGACCGAGGAAGCCTTCAGCGAGGCCGACTTTCCGCACTCGCTGCACCTCGCCCGCGACGGGGTCGAGGCCCTGGCCTTCCTGCGCCGCGAGGGCGACCACGCCGCCGCTCCCCGTCCAGACGTGATTTTGCTCGACCTGAACATGCCCCGCATGGGCGGCCTGGAAGTGCTCGACGTCCTCAAGGTCGATGCCGACCTGCGGAACATCCCGGTGATCGTGCTGACCACCTCGCGTGCCGAGCAGGACATCTGGCGCAGCTACAACCTGCACGCCAACGCCTATATCCCCAAGCCCGTCACCCTGGAGGAATTCGTCGAGGTCATCCGCTCCTTCGGTGCCTTCTGGTTCGCCACGGCGGCCCTCCCCC is a genomic window of Deinococcus aestuarii containing:
- a CDS encoding response regulator, which gives rise to MKSLDILLVEDNAADILLTEEAFSEADFPHSLHLARDGVEALAFLRREGDHAAAPRPDVILLDLNMPRMGGLEVLDVLKVDADLRNIPVIVLTTSRAEQDIWRSYNLHANAYIPKPVTLEEFVEVIRSFGAFWFATAALPPDHQP